Proteins encoded within one genomic window of Triticum aestivum cultivar Chinese Spring chromosome 2D, IWGSC CS RefSeq v2.1, whole genome shotgun sequence:
- the LOC123053924 gene encoding expansin-B17 isoform X2, with protein MPSAPPFTRSTDTPGGACGYGTLVDVVPMKARVGSVSPVLFKGGEGCGACYKVRCLDHGICSRRAVTVIVTDECPGGGPCGGGNTHFDLSGAAFSRMAVAGAGAHLRDRGQLKVIYRRTACKYGGKNIAFHVNEGSTSFWLSLLVEFEDGEGDIGSMQLKQANSAKWLDMKHVWGATWCLYGGPTAGPFSVRLTTLSAPKTLTARDVIPRNWTPKGTYSSRLNFDASL; from the exons ATGCCCTCTGCGCCTCCGTTCACGCGCTCCACCGACACCCCTG GGGGAGCGTGCGGGTACGGGACGCTGGTGGACGTGGTGCCGATGAAGGCGCGGGTGGGGTCGGTGAGCCCGGTGCTGTTCAAGGGTGGCGAGGGGTGCGGCGCCTGCTACAAGGTCCGGTGCCTCGACCACGGCATCTGCTCGCGCCGCGCCGTCACCGTCATCGTCACCGACGAGTGCCCCGGCGGCGGCCCCTGCGGCGGCGGCAACACGCACTTCGACCTCAGCGGCGCCGCCTTCAGCAGGATGGCCGTCGCCGGCGCCGGGGCGCACCTGCGCGACCGTGGGCAGCTCAAGGTGATCTACCGAAG GACGGCGTGCAAGTACGGCGGGAAGAACATCGCCTTCCATGTGAACGAGGGGTCGACGAGCTTCTGGCTCTCGCTGCTCGTCGAGTTCGAGGACGGCGAGGGCGACATTGGCTCCATGCAGCTGAAGCAG GCGAACTCGGCGAAGTGGCTGGACATGAAGCACGTGTGGGGTGCCACGTGGTGCCTCTACGGCGGGCCCACGGCGGGACCCTTCTCCGTGAGGCTGACGACGCTGTCCGCCCCCAAGACGCTCACGGCCCGCGACGTCATCCCCAGGAACTGGACACCCAAGGGCACCTACTCCTCCCGCCTCAACTTCGACGCCTCGCTCTGA
- the LOC123053924 gene encoding expansin-B17 isoform X1: MASSRAAAGPFALCILLLASPAVSAAFLFDDGKSAAKGKGKAAVDVEWRPATATWYGDAEGDGSTGGACGYGTLVDVVPMKARVGSVSPVLFKGGEGCGACYKVRCLDHGICSRRAVTVIVTDECPGGGPCGGGNTHFDLSGAAFSRMAVAGAGAHLRDRGQLKVIYRRTACKYGGKNIAFHVNEGSTSFWLSLLVEFEDGEGDIGSMQLKQANSAKWLDMKHVWGATWCLYGGPTAGPFSVRLTTLSAPKTLTARDVIPRNWTPKGTYSSRLNFDASL; encoded by the exons ATGGCTTcctcgcgcgccgccgccggccccttCGCGCTCTGCATTCTGCTGCTCGCGTCCCCGGCCGTCTCCGCCGCATTCTTGTTCGACGACGGGAAGTCGGCGgcgaagggcaagggcaaggcggcGGTCGACGTGGAGTGGCGGCCGGCCACCGCGACGTGGTACGGCGACGCCGAGGGCGACGGCAGCACCG GGGGAGCGTGCGGGTACGGGACGCTGGTGGACGTGGTGCCGATGAAGGCGCGGGTGGGGTCGGTGAGCCCGGTGCTGTTCAAGGGTGGCGAGGGGTGCGGCGCCTGCTACAAGGTCCGGTGCCTCGACCACGGCATCTGCTCGCGCCGCGCCGTCACCGTCATCGTCACCGACGAGTGCCCCGGCGGCGGCCCCTGCGGCGGCGGCAACACGCACTTCGACCTCAGCGGCGCCGCCTTCAGCAGGATGGCCGTCGCCGGCGCCGGGGCGCACCTGCGCGACCGTGGGCAGCTCAAGGTGATCTACCGAAG GACGGCGTGCAAGTACGGCGGGAAGAACATCGCCTTCCATGTGAACGAGGGGTCGACGAGCTTCTGGCTCTCGCTGCTCGTCGAGTTCGAGGACGGCGAGGGCGACATTGGCTCCATGCAGCTGAAGCAG GCGAACTCGGCGAAGTGGCTGGACATGAAGCACGTGTGGGGTGCCACGTGGTGCCTCTACGGCGGGCCCACGGCGGGACCCTTCTCCGTGAGGCTGACGACGCTGTCCGCCCCCAAGACGCTCACGGCCCGCGACGTCATCCCCAGGAACTGGACACCCAAGGGCACCTACTCCTCCCGCCTCAACTTCGACGCCTCGCTCTGA